A single Streptomyces sannanensis DNA region contains:
- a CDS encoding ABC transporter permease, translated as MARMAGRRALFAVPVLLLVTFGVFAVATASPFDPVKAYAGTAGLTATQENLDQLHANLGVDQPLVSRWWHWLTSALTGDLGDSSVMRQPVADVITERLGWSTLLAATAFAVAVLLGTGLGILAARRPGGWLDRIVGSAAYTLEAAPVFWLGLLAIWFFALKLGVLPAGGLTDTASDTVTPGQVATHLVLPALVLGVSQLPWFYLYVRQGVADALEEDAVRGARARGLAERTVLLGHALRSGMLPMLTLLGSRVPELITGALLVETVFSWPGIAAATVQAAVSVDFPLLAALTVLATAAVLLGNLLSDLLYGLADPRVGFNG; from the coding sequence ATGGCCAGGATGGCGGGACGGCGGGCCCTGTTCGCCGTCCCCGTCCTGCTGCTCGTCACCTTCGGCGTCTTCGCCGTCGCCACCGCCTCCCCGTTCGACCCCGTCAAGGCCTATGCCGGCACCGCCGGACTCACCGCCACCCAGGAGAACCTGGACCAGTTGCACGCCAACCTCGGCGTCGACCAGCCGCTCGTCTCCCGCTGGTGGCACTGGCTCACCTCCGCCCTCACCGGCGACCTCGGCGACTCCAGCGTGATGCGCCAGCCGGTCGCCGACGTCATCACCGAACGCCTCGGCTGGTCCACCCTGCTCGCCGCGACCGCCTTCGCCGTCGCCGTGCTGCTCGGCACCGGCCTCGGCATACTCGCCGCCCGCCGCCCCGGCGGCTGGCTCGACCGGATCGTCGGCTCCGCCGCGTACACCCTGGAAGCCGCCCCCGTCTTCTGGCTCGGGCTGCTCGCCATCTGGTTCTTCGCCCTCAAGCTCGGCGTGCTGCCGGCCGGCGGCCTCACCGACACCGCCAGCGACACCGTCACCCCCGGCCAAGTCGCCACCCACCTCGTGCTGCCCGCCCTGGTCCTCGGTGTCTCCCAACTGCCCTGGTTCTACCTGTACGTACGCCAGGGCGTCGCCGACGCGCTGGAGGAGGACGCCGTCCGCGGCGCCCGCGCGCGGGGCCTGGCCGAGCGCACCGTACTGCTCGGCCACGCGCTGCGCTCCGGCATGCTGCCGATGCTCACCCTGCTCGGCTCCCGCGTCCCCGAACTGATCACCGGCGCCCTGCTGGTGGAGACCGTCTTCAGCTGGCCCGGCATCGCCGCCGCCACCGTGCAGGCCGCCGTCTCCGTCGACTTCCCGCTGCTCGCCGCGCTCACCGTGCTCGCCACCGCCGCGGTGCTGCTCGGCAACCTCCTCTCCGACCTGCTGTACGGACTCGCCGACCCGAGGGTGGGCTTCAATGGATGA
- a CDS encoding bifunctional transcriptional activator/DNA repair enzyme AdaA: MDEKTRYEAVSSRDARFDGEFFFAVRTTGIYCRPSCPAVTPKRQNVSFYPTAAAAQHYGFRACRRCRPDAVPGSAEWNVRADAVGRAVRMIGDGVVDREGVPGLAGRLGYSARQVQRQLTAELGAGPLALARAQRAHTARVLLQTTTLPVTEIAFASGFASVRQFNGTIREIYARTPSELRKEAGTRAAGRSGTGIPLRLAYRGPYAVREVFDLLASEAVPYVEEVTGDPGARTYRRTLRLPHGSGIVAVDEHSTGSWLEARIHLTDLRDLTTAVQRLRRLFDLDADPYAVDERLGADPRLAPQVAARPGLRSPGAADPEECAVRTLVGPTRAAELVEVHGEAVAAPCCGLTRLFPEPAALVDHENPALRALARALADGVVRLDPGADRDEAERAVRALPGMDARTAALIRMRALGDPDVAPAGEPDDEAWRPWRSYALRHLWTA; this comes from the coding sequence ATGGACGAGAAGACCAGGTACGAGGCGGTGAGCAGCCGCGATGCGCGCTTCGACGGGGAGTTCTTCTTCGCGGTCCGGACCACCGGTATCTACTGTCGGCCCAGCTGCCCCGCGGTGACTCCCAAGCGGCAGAATGTGAGCTTCTATCCCACCGCGGCCGCCGCCCAGCACTACGGCTTCCGGGCCTGCCGCCGCTGTCGGCCGGACGCCGTTCCCGGGTCCGCCGAGTGGAACGTGCGCGCCGATGCCGTCGGGCGGGCCGTGCGGATGATCGGGGACGGGGTGGTGGACCGCGAGGGCGTGCCGGGGCTCGCCGGTCGGCTCGGTTACAGCGCCCGGCAGGTGCAGCGGCAGCTCACTGCGGAGCTGGGCGCCGGGCCCCTCGCGCTGGCCCGGGCTCAGCGTGCGCACACGGCGCGGGTGCTGCTGCAGACGACCACGCTGCCCGTCACGGAGATCGCGTTCGCCTCGGGCTTCGCCAGCGTGCGGCAGTTCAATGGCACGATCCGCGAGATCTACGCCCGTACCCCCAGTGAGCTGCGCAAGGAGGCGGGCACGCGTGCCGCGGGCCGGTCGGGGACGGGCATTCCGCTGCGGCTCGCGTACCGGGGGCCGTACGCGGTGCGGGAGGTCTTTGACCTGCTTGCGTCGGAGGCCGTGCCGTACGTCGAGGAAGTGACCGGCGACCCCGGCGCCCGTACCTACCGGCGCACCCTGCGGCTGCCGCACGGCAGCGGGATCGTGGCCGTCGACGAGCACTCCACGGGGTCGTGGCTGGAGGCCCGGATCCATCTCACCGATCTCCGTGATCTCACCACCGCCGTGCAGCGGCTGCGGCGGCTGTTCGACCTGGACGCCGATCCGTACGCCGTCGACGAGCGGCTCGGAGCCGACCCGCGGCTGGCGCCGCAGGTCGCGGCGCGGCCGGGGCTGCGTTCGCCCGGTGCCGCGGACCCCGAGGAGTGCGCGGTGCGCACCCTGGTGGGGCCCACGCGGGCGGCGGAGCTGGTCGAGGTCCACGGGGAGGCGGTGGCCGCCCCCTGTTGCGGTCTCACCCGGCTCTTTCCGGAGCCCGCCGCGCTCGTGGACCACGAGAACCCGGCCTTGCGTGCCCTGGCCCGGGCACTCGCCGACGGGGTCGTACGCCTCGATCCGGGGGCCGACCGCGACGAGGCGGAGCGGGCTGTGCGGGCACTGCCGGGGATGGACGCGCGGACCGCGGCGCTGATCCGGATGCGGGCGCTGGGCGACCCCGATGTGGCGCCGGCCGGGGAGCCCGACGACGAGGCATGGCGGCCCTGGCGGTCGTACGCCCTGCGTCATCTGTGGACGGCCTGA
- the rsgA gene encoding ribosome small subunit-dependent GTPase A has translation MFNASLNTSSTSDAQHVLAAYGWDEGWEAEFAPYAAQGLVPGRVVRVDRGQCDVTTPDGVVRADTAFVVPHDPMKVVCTGDWVAVDPEGDDPRYARTILPRRTAFVRSTSSKRSEGQVLATNIDHIVICVSLAVELDLGRIERFLALAMSSSSGEALLRTSADSWESGAQPLVVLTKADLVPDATGLSYLVQDVETTAPGVQVLPVSATTGEGIDVLAAIVSGSTSVLLGQSGAGKSTLANTLLGQDVMDVQAARDVDGKGRHTTTTRNLLALPGGGALIDTPGLRGVGLWDAAGGVEQVFSEIDQLAEGCRFHDCAHEAEPGCAVLAAIEDGTLPERRLDSFRKLMRENQYIIAKTDARLRAEMRREWKLRGAQGKAAMEAKRGGRQSGR, from the coding sequence TTGTTTAACGCTTCGCTCAACACGTCTTCCACTTCTGATGCTCAGCACGTCCTCGCCGCCTACGGCTGGGACGAGGGCTGGGAGGCCGAGTTCGCCCCGTACGCCGCTCAGGGCCTGGTCCCGGGCCGGGTCGTCCGGGTCGATCGTGGTCAGTGCGATGTGACTACCCCTGACGGCGTCGTCCGTGCTGACACCGCGTTCGTCGTTCCCCATGACCCGATGAAGGTCGTGTGCACGGGGGACTGGGTCGCCGTAGATCCCGAGGGAGATGATCCCCGGTACGCGCGGACGATCCTGCCTCGGCGGACCGCGTTCGTGCGGTCTACGTCGTCCAAGCGGTCCGAGGGCCAGGTGCTGGCCACTAACATCGATCACATCGTCATCTGTGTGTCGCTCGCGGTCGAACTCGACCTCGGGCGGATCGAACGGTTCCTCGCGCTCGCGATGTCCAGTTCGAGTGGTGAGGCACTGCTGCGTACGTCGGCGGACTCCTGGGAGTCAGGCGCCCAGCCGCTCGTCGTACTCACCAAGGCCGACCTGGTGCCGGACGCCACCGGGCTGTCGTATCTCGTCCAGGACGTGGAGACCACCGCGCCCGGTGTACAGGTGCTGCCGGTGAGCGCCACGACCGGCGAGGGCATCGATGTGCTCGCCGCCATCGTCTCCGGCAGCACGAGCGTGCTGCTCGGCCAGTCGGGGGCCGGCAAGTCGACGCTCGCCAACACGCTGCTCGGCCAGGACGTCATGGATGTGCAGGCCGCCCGTGACGTGGACGGCAAGGGCCGGCACACCACGACCACCCGCAACCTGCTGGCCCTGCCCGGCGGGGGCGCGCTCATCGACACCCCGGGACTGCGCGGGGTGGGCCTGTGGGATGCCGCCGGCGGAGTCGAGCAGGTCTTCTCGGAGATCGACCAGCTCGCGGAGGGATGCCGGTTCCACGACTGCGCCCACGAGGCGGAGCCCGGCTGCGCCGTGCTCGCCGCGATCGAGGACGGCACACTGCCCGAGCGGCGACTGGACAGCTTCCGCAAGCTGATGCGCGAGAACCAGTACATCATCGCCAAGACCGACGCGAGGCTCCGGGCCGAGATGCGCCGCGAGTGGAAACTGCGCGGCGCCCAGGGCAAGGCCGCGATGGAGGCCAAGCGCGGCGGCCGGCAGAGCGGACGGTAG
- a CDS encoding helix-turn-helix domain-containing protein gives MLSAVGLNETQESAYRALVVLGAAEVTDLAHRLALPEADAERALRRLEQQGLAAQSSARSGRWVAAPPAVALGALLTQQRHELEQAELTAALLAEEYRAEAAETAEPAVHDLVEVVTGASAVAHRFLQLQMGAAEEVCALVTGKPVAITPADNETEEQVAGRGVRYRVVLERDALALPFGLTELSAALRREEQVRVVEEVPTKLVVADRSVAMVPLTGRGAEPAALVVHASGLLESLMGLFEAVWREALPLRLDARGKVTEAPAGEPDAADLEILSLLLAGMTDASVAKHLGLGLRTVQRKVKNLMELTGVTTRLQLGWQAYERGWVSRADSGGDLRDGTPSGTSEE, from the coding sequence GTGCTGTCAGCAGTGGGCCTGAACGAGACTCAGGAATCGGCATACCGTGCGCTGGTCGTGCTCGGCGCCGCCGAGGTCACCGATCTCGCACACCGGCTCGCCCTCCCGGAGGCCGACGCCGAACGCGCCCTGCGCCGCCTGGAGCAGCAGGGACTGGCCGCGCAGTCCTCCGCCCGCAGCGGCCGCTGGGTCGCGGCCCCGCCCGCCGTCGCCCTGGGCGCACTGCTCACCCAGCAGCGCCACGAACTGGAGCAGGCCGAGCTGACGGCGGCTCTGCTCGCCGAGGAATACCGCGCCGAAGCCGCGGAGACGGCCGAGCCCGCGGTGCACGACCTCGTCGAGGTGGTGACCGGGGCGAGCGCCGTCGCCCACCGCTTCCTCCAACTCCAGATGGGCGCGGCCGAAGAGGTCTGCGCCCTGGTCACCGGCAAGCCGGTCGCCATCACCCCGGCCGACAACGAGACCGAGGAGCAGGTGGCCGGGCGGGGAGTCCGCTATCGCGTGGTCCTCGAACGAGACGCACTCGCACTGCCTTTCGGGCTCACCGAACTCTCGGCGGCGCTGCGTCGCGAGGAGCAGGTGCGGGTGGTCGAGGAGGTGCCGACCAAGCTGGTGGTGGCGGACCGCAGCGTGGCCATGGTGCCGCTGACCGGGCGGGGCGCCGAACCGGCCGCCCTGGTGGTGCACGCCAGTGGGCTGCTGGAGTCACTGATGGGCCTGTTCGAGGCGGTGTGGCGGGAAGCACTGCCCCTGCGCCTGGACGCGCGCGGCAAGGTGACGGAGGCACCGGCCGGCGAGCCCGACGCCGCCGACCTGGAGATCCTCTCGCTGCTGCTCGCCGGGATGACCGACGCGAGTGTGGCCAAGCACCTCGGCCTGGGTCTGCGGACCGTACAGCGCAAGGTGAAAAACCTGATGGAACTCACCGGGGTGACCACCCGGCTCCAGCTGGGCTGGCAGGCGTACGAACGCGGCTGGGTGTCCCGCGCCGACAGCGGCGGTGACCTGCGGGACGGGACGCCCTCCGGCACGTCGGAAGAGTGA
- a CDS encoding ABC transporter permease encodes MDDLTLTKDAPPGTPRAWRTHGRTRRSTRTVRVTASAVIVAATVLAVLIVPPVVQLDEQAVDLALKLQPPSLAHPFGTDDVGRDLLLRCVYGLRVSLLVGLVAALVATVIGTAVGAAAAAFGGWTDRLVMRLVDTFSSVPHLLLGIFIVAMFRPGVWPVIVSVALTHWLSTARIVRSEVLSLRSRPFVDAAISGGASRWRVTVRHLLPAVLPQAGLAAVLMVPHAMWHESALSFLGLGLPTHQASLGNLVQTARSSLLAGDWWPTLFPGLFLIVPTLAIAGLAGAWRDRINPRRRSELML; translated from the coding sequence ATGGATGACCTGACCCTGACCAAGGACGCCCCTCCCGGGACGCCGCGCGCATGGCGTACACACGGGCGAACCCGCCGCTCCACCCGCACCGTGCGGGTCACCGCCTCCGCCGTGATCGTGGCCGCCACCGTGCTCGCCGTGCTGATCGTCCCGCCCGTCGTCCAGCTCGACGAGCAGGCCGTCGACCTCGCGCTGAAGCTCCAGCCGCCGTCCCTCGCCCACCCCTTCGGCACCGACGACGTCGGCCGGGACCTGCTGCTGCGCTGCGTCTACGGGCTGCGCGTCTCGCTGCTGGTCGGGCTGGTCGCCGCCCTGGTCGCCACCGTCATCGGCACCGCGGTGGGCGCCGCCGCCGCGGCCTTCGGCGGCTGGACCGACCGGCTCGTGATGCGCCTGGTGGACACCTTCTCCTCGGTGCCGCACCTGCTGCTCGGCATCTTCATCGTGGCCATGTTCCGCCCCGGCGTCTGGCCGGTGATCGTCTCCGTGGCGCTCACCCACTGGCTCTCCACCGCCCGGATCGTCCGCTCCGAGGTGCTCTCGCTGCGCTCCCGGCCCTTCGTGGACGCGGCGATCTCCGGCGGCGCCTCACGGTGGCGGGTCACCGTCCGCCATCTGCTGCCCGCCGTGCTGCCGCAGGCAGGCCTCGCCGCCGTACTGATGGTGCCGCACGCCATGTGGCACGAGTCGGCCCTCTCCTTCCTCGGCCTCGGCCTGCCCACCCACCAGGCCAGCCTGGGCAACCTGGTGCAGACCGCCCGCAGCTCGCTGCTCGCCGGAGACTGGTGGCCCACCCTCTTCCCCGGCCTCTTCCTGATTGTCCCCACCCTCGCCATCGCGGGCCTGGCCGGCGCCTGGCGGGATCGGATCAACCCGCGCCGCCGATCGGAGCTGATGCTGTGA
- a CDS encoding ABC transporter ATP-binding protein — translation MPAPAPVLRVRHLSVRFRMRGGRHIAAVTGAGFDLAAGECLALVGESGCGKSVLASALLGLLPGNAQTAGSAVLQPADGSDGIDLLTASERTLARTVRGRRIGLIPQSPAAHLTPVRTVRAQLAETLRELNRTPKSALPAAVRAAADRAAFPAELLDRHPHELSGGLAQRAATALALVGDAPLLLADEPTTGLDRDLVDRTADELRRHADDGRALLMITHDLAAAQRIADRVAVMYAGRIVELTDAARFFGEPGPRHPYARGLLAALPERDFRPIPGLPPELGDLPAGCAFAPRCLRATDRCAAEPRFTGGVACHHAEEPARA, via the coding sequence ATGCCCGCCCCGGCTCCCGTCCTACGGGTCCGACATCTGTCCGTACGCTTCCGGATGCGCGGCGGCCGGCACATCGCCGCCGTCACCGGCGCGGGCTTCGACCTGGCCGCGGGGGAGTGCCTGGCCCTGGTCGGCGAGAGCGGCTGCGGCAAGTCCGTCCTCGCCTCCGCCCTGCTCGGACTGCTCCCCGGCAACGCCCAGACCGCCGGCAGCGCCGTGCTCCAGCCAGCCGACGGAAGCGACGGCATCGACCTGCTCACCGCCTCCGAACGCACCCTCGCCCGCACCGTCCGTGGCCGGCGCATCGGCCTCATCCCGCAGTCCCCGGCCGCCCACCTCACCCCGGTGCGCACCGTCCGCGCCCAACTCGCCGAGACCCTGCGCGAGCTGAACCGCACCCCGAAGAGCGCGCTGCCCGCCGCCGTACGGGCCGCCGCCGACCGGGCCGCCTTCCCCGCCGAACTGCTCGACCGCCACCCGCACGAACTGTCCGGCGGCCTCGCCCAGCGCGCCGCCACCGCCCTCGCCCTGGTCGGCGACGCCCCGCTGCTGCTCGCCGACGAACCCACCACCGGACTCGACCGCGACCTGGTGGACCGCACCGCCGACGAACTGCGGCGGCACGCCGACGACGGCCGCGCACTGCTGATGATCACCCACGACCTGGCCGCCGCCCAGCGGATCGCCGACCGGGTGGCCGTGATGTACGCCGGCCGGATCGTCGAACTCACCGACGCGGCCCGCTTCTTCGGCGAACCAGGCCCTCGCCACCCCTACGCCCGCGGACTGCTCGCCGCCCTGCCCGAACGGGACTTCCGGCCCATCCCCGGACTGCCCCCGGAGCTCGGCGACCTCCCCGCCGGCTGCGCCTTCGCCCCGCGCTGCCTCCGCGCCACCGACCGCTGCGCCGCCGAGCCGCGCTTCACCGGCGGCGTCGCCTGCCACCACGCCGAGGAGCCGGCCCGTGCTTGA
- a CDS encoding ABC transporter ATP-binding protein encodes MLELDAVTAGYDRRAPVFRAASLTLAPGESVGLLGPSGCGKSTLAKVAALLHRPDSGRVTLDGEEVRGWRHRAPRRLRTAVGVVFQQPRLSADPRLTLCDLIAEPLRATGRRAEVQGRTAELAAAVGLTGDLLTRRPHEVSDGQLQRACLARALVLRPRWLVCDEMTAMLDASTTAALVAAVEEYRTAHGAGLLAVGHDRVLLERWCDRTVEWADCAGPEVHPPGA; translated from the coding sequence GTGCTTGAACTCGACGCCGTCACCGCCGGCTACGACCGCCGCGCCCCCGTCTTCCGGGCCGCCTCGCTCACCCTCGCCCCCGGCGAGTCGGTCGGCCTGCTCGGCCCGAGCGGCTGCGGCAAGTCCACCCTCGCCAAGGTCGCCGCCCTGCTGCATCGTCCCGATTCCGGCCGGGTCACCCTGGACGGCGAGGAGGTACGCGGCTGGCGCCACCGCGCCCCGCGCCGGCTCCGCACCGCCGTCGGCGTCGTCTTCCAGCAGCCCCGGCTCTCCGCCGACCCCCGGCTCACCCTGTGCGACCTGATCGCCGAACCGTTGCGCGCCACCGGCCGCCGCGCCGAGGTCCAGGGCCGGACCGCCGAACTCGCCGCCGCCGTGGGCCTCACCGGCGACCTGCTCACCCGCCGCCCGCACGAGGTCAGCGACGGTCAGCTGCAACGCGCCTGCCTGGCCCGCGCTCTGGTGCTGCGGCCCCGCTGGCTGGTCTGCGACGAGATGACCGCCATGCTCGACGCCTCCACCACCGCCGCCCTGGTCGCCGCCGTCGAGGAGTACCGCACCGCCCACGGCGCCGGCCTGCTCGCCGTCGGCCATGACCGCGTCCTGCTGGAACGCTGGTGCGACCGCACCGTGGAGTGGGCCGACTGTGCCGGGCCCGAAGTCCACCCGCCCGGTGCGTGA
- a CDS encoding ABC transporter substrate-binding protein, whose product MTARSIRATAAAALAGALALTAAACSNPGSGPDGAGGTAKDSAVVGIAYEPDSLSPLLGYGKDGNSKIFDGLLAFDGDMNLKPALAAELPKVSANGLTYTYKLRKGVTFSDGKPFTAKDVVFTYRTILDPKTNSASKGDLDALKDVQAAGDDTVVFTLKYPYAAFAERTVLGIAPEHVAAKQDVNNGPFTTKPVGTGPYVLTNWSKGEKLSFTANEKYWGGAPKVKKFTMAIIKDDDVRATRLRSGDLDGAILPPNLAKGFKGDQGHKTYEATSYDYRLVTLPTHNKVTGDTGIRRALDTAVDRQTMVDQILEGAGKPAYGPVPTDSEWFTQGTERRHDLAAAKQILDEAGWKPGPDGIRVKNGVRATFPLWYLSGDKLRQDHALAYASDAKKAGIDVKVQAGTWEVIQPRMKTDAVLAGGGSPGDPDFDQYLLLRSTLGGDGFNNMGWYDNPAVDKALEQGRATNDKAERKAAYDTVQRELVKNPGYTFLTHIDHVYVVDDRWTGLSTQVEPHDHGLASGPWWNVEDWTPKDTEK is encoded by the coding sequence ATGACCGCCCGATCCATACGCGCCACGGCGGCCGCCGCACTGGCCGGAGCCCTGGCCCTCACGGCGGCGGCCTGCTCCAACCCCGGCTCCGGACCGGACGGGGCGGGCGGCACGGCCAAGGACAGCGCGGTCGTCGGCATCGCCTACGAGCCCGACTCGCTCAGCCCGCTGCTCGGCTACGGCAAGGACGGCAACTCCAAGATCTTCGACGGGCTGCTCGCCTTCGACGGCGACATGAACCTCAAGCCCGCGCTCGCCGCCGAGCTGCCGAAGGTGAGCGCCAACGGCCTCACCTACACCTACAAGCTCCGCAAGGGCGTCACCTTCAGCGACGGCAAGCCGTTCACCGCCAAGGACGTCGTCTTCACCTACCGCACCATCCTGGACCCCAAGACCAACAGCGCCTCCAAGGGCGACCTGGACGCCCTCAAGGACGTGCAGGCCGCCGGCGACGACACCGTGGTCTTCACCCTGAAGTACCCCTACGCGGCCTTCGCCGAGCGCACCGTCCTCGGCATCGCCCCCGAGCACGTGGCCGCCAAGCAGGACGTCAACAACGGCCCGTTCACCACCAAGCCCGTCGGCACCGGCCCCTATGTGCTGACCAACTGGTCCAAGGGCGAGAAGCTGAGCTTCACCGCCAACGAGAAGTACTGGGGCGGCGCGCCCAAGGTCAAGAAGTTCACCATGGCAATCATCAAGGACGACGACGTGCGCGCCACCCGGCTGCGCTCCGGCGACCTCGACGGCGCCATCCTCCCGCCCAACCTGGCCAAGGGCTTCAAGGGCGACCAGGGCCACAAGACCTACGAGGCCACCAGCTACGACTACCGGCTGGTGACCCTGCCCACCCACAACAAGGTCACCGGCGACACCGGCATCCGCCGCGCCCTGGACACCGCCGTCGACCGCCAGACCATGGTCGACCAGATCCTCGAAGGCGCCGGCAAGCCCGCCTACGGACCGGTCCCCACCGACAGCGAGTGGTTCACCCAGGGCACCGAACGCCGCCACGACCTGGCCGCCGCGAAGCAGATCCTGGACGAGGCCGGCTGGAAGCCCGGCCCGGACGGCATCCGGGTCAAGAACGGCGTCCGCGCCACCTTCCCGCTGTGGTACCTCTCCGGCGACAAGCTCCGCCAGGACCACGCCCTCGCCTACGCCTCCGACGCCAAGAAGGCCGGCATCGACGTGAAGGTCCAGGCCGGCACCTGGGAGGTCATCCAGCCGCGGATGAAGACCGACGCCGTCCTGGCCGGCGGCGGCTCGCCCGGCGACCCCGACTTCGACCAGTACCTGCTGCTGAGGTCCACCCTCGGCGGCGACGGCTTCAACAACATGGGCTGGTACGACAACCCGGCCGTCGACAAGGCCCTGGAGCAGGGCCGCGCGACGAACGACAAGGCCGAGCGGAAGGCCGCCTACGACACCGTCCAGCGCGAGCTGGTGAAGAACCCCGGCTACACCTTCCTCACCCACATCGACCACGTCTACGTGGTGGACGACCGCTGGACCGGCCTGTCCACCCAGGTCGAGCCGCACGACCACGGCCTGGCCTCCGGCCCGTGGTGGAACGTGGAGGACTGGACCCCGAAGGACACCGAGAAGTGA
- a CDS encoding GNAT family N-acetyltransferase translates to MRTTEIKELGIRPAEWGDLASLPELQLAAGEAFRGIGMADVADNPPQTVEELAVFQRAGRVWVGVDSVGTPMGFVAVDLLDGCAHIEQVSVHPSAGGRGLGRRLIDHVASWAADMRLPALTLSTFRTVPWNAPYYRRLGFSELEAEQITPGLRSAMEAEAALGLDLSTRVCMRRSVRQGPDVLLD, encoded by the coding sequence ATGCGGACGACGGAGATCAAGGAACTGGGGATACGGCCTGCCGAGTGGGGCGACCTGGCGTCCCTGCCGGAGCTCCAGTTGGCTGCTGGAGAAGCGTTTCGTGGCATCGGCATGGCCGACGTGGCCGACAATCCGCCACAGACCGTTGAGGAGCTGGCTGTCTTCCAGCGCGCCGGGCGAGTCTGGGTGGGGGTGGACTCCGTCGGTACCCCGATGGGGTTTGTGGCTGTCGACCTACTCGACGGCTGTGCCCATATTGAGCAGGTCAGTGTCCACCCGTCTGCCGGCGGTCGAGGACTGGGCCGCCGGTTGATCGATCACGTTGCCTCATGGGCGGCTGACATGAGGCTGCCTGCGCTCACCTTGTCGACGTTCCGGACGGTTCCGTGGAATGCCCCGTATTACCGACGCTTGGGCTTCAGCGAGTTGGAGGCTGAGCAGATCACGCCGGGGCTGCGCTCGGCGATGGAAGCTGAAGCTGCTTTGGGCCTCGATCTGTCGACGAGGGTGTGTATGCGCCGGTCGGTGAGGCAAGGACCTGACGTCCTGCTTGACTGA